In Vigna angularis cultivar LongXiaoDou No.4 chromosome 8, ASM1680809v1, whole genome shotgun sequence, one DNA window encodes the following:
- the LOC108345278 gene encoding thaumatin-like protein — protein sequence MLRSFFTNFLALFILFQISVPKPWASAGLTIANNCSYPVWPGIQSSPQYPVVARGGFFLPPNSEQWVGFSDLWSGRIWGRLGCNFDAAGRGKCITGDCGSSLYCNKLSGVPPATIVSLSIQDDQQYYNVSFVNGYNVPITIKSFTGPDDSKCGIVGCTKDLNTVCPAALQVRSADNESVVACKSPCENAKTCGPNKYSRLFKKYCPKAYTYTFDKTPSSVVPCANVGYVITFCPKNK from the exons ATGTTGAGATCCTTTTTCACTAATTTCTTAGCCCTCTTTATTCTCTTCCAAATTTCAG TGCCCAAACCTTGGGCTTCAGCAGGGTTAACAATTGCCAACAATTGTTCCTACCCAGTCTGGCCCGGGATTCAATCCAGTCCACAATACCCCGTTGTGGCCCGCGGGGGCTTTTTCCTCCCTCCTAACTCGGAACAATGGGTTGGTTTTTCCGATCTGTGGTCAGGCCGTATTTGGGGCCGCTTGGGCTGCAATTTTGATGCCGCAGGCCGTGGTAAATGTATAACCGGAGACTGTGGCAGCAGCCTCTACTGCAACAAGCTTAGCGGTGTCCCGCCAGCCACCATTGTCAGTCTTTCTATACAAGATGATCAACAATACTATAATGTGAGTTTTGTGAACGGCTATAACGTTCCCATCACCATAAAATCATTCACAGGCCCAGATGATTCTAAGTGTGGGATTGTGGGCTGTACCAAAGACCTCAACACCGTGTGCCCCGCCGCCCTGCAGGTGCGCTCAGCGGACAATGAGAGTGTGGTGGCGTGCAAGAGTCCATGTGAAAATGCAAAAACATGTGGGCCCAACAAATATTCTAGACTCTTTAAGAAATATTGTCCTAAAGCTTATACTTATACCTTTGATAAAACCCCTTCTAGTGTTGTTCCTTGTGCCAATGTTGGTTATGTGATCACTTTCTGTCCCAAAAATAAATGA
- the LOC108345140 gene encoding thaumatin-like protein: MQRFIHTLFFTLIFLFNISVSKPWVSAATVTLTNNCPHPVWPGIQPNAGKPIVARGGLFLPPHQSQSLQIPAQWKGRVWARLGCNFDAAGRGQCATGDCGGNLYCNGLGGTGPVTIAEFSIGSTDLDFYDISLVDGFNLPMTMIPVKGSGPGSDPRKCKSAGCIRDINTVCPAGLQVRSQDNKRVVACKSACMAFHLPNYCCTGAYANPQTCGPTKYSRIFKNACPKAYSYAYDDPTSLFTCSNVNYLITFCPN, translated from the exons ATGCAGAGGTTCATCCACACTCTCTTCTTCACCCTAATCTTTCTCTTCAACATTTCag TGTCCAAGCCGTGGGTTTCAGCAGCTACAGTAACACTCACCAACAACTGTCCTCATCCGGTCTGGCCCGGGATCCAGCCCAATGCAGGAAAGCCCATTGTGGCCCGGGGTGGTTTATTCCTCCCTCCTCACCAGTCCCAGAGCCTCCAAATCCCCGCACAATGGAAAGGCCGAGTTTGGGCCCGTCTTGGCTGCAACTTTGATGCAGCGGGCCGTGGCCAATGTGCCACCGGAGACTGCGGTGGAAATCTCTACTGCAACGGGCTTGGTGGCACCGGGCCTGTCACGATTGCTGAATTCTCCATTGGCAGCACTGACCTAGATTTCTATGACATTAGTTTGGTGGATGGTTTCAACCTTCCCATGACCATGATCCCAGTCAAAGGCTCGGGTCCAGGCTCAGATCCGAGAAAGTGCAAGTCTGCAGGCTGTATAAGGGATATCAATACTGTGTGTCCAGCGGGCCTGCAGGTGAGGTCACAGGACAACAAGCGCGTGGTGGCCTGCAAGAGTGCATGCATGGCCTTTCATTTGCCAAACTACTGTTGCACAGGCGCCTACGCAAACCCACAGACATGTGGGCCCACCAAATATTCTAGAATCTTCAAGAATGCGTGTCCTAAGGCTTACTCCTATGCCTATGATGACCCTACTAGTCTTTTTACTTGTTCCAATGTTAATTATCTGATCACTTTCTGCCCTAATTAA